The Lathyrus oleraceus cultivar Zhongwan6 chromosome 5, CAAS_Psat_ZW6_1.0, whole genome shotgun sequence genome includes the window TTGGACTTATGGGCTTAAAGTAGGCAACATTCCTGAGCTATAGAAGAAAAACTTGGTCAATGCTATTAATTTGAGAGCAAAAATATGGCCACTGTCATTCATCTGACACAAGCTTGAGAGACTCCCTTGGGTTTATCTGATACACTTTTTCTCTTTGTCTAAATTGTTATTTTGGtcttattgttattatttgatgttttctctttgagtatgtttcaagggatttttcatctgatacacataAAGGGCATTGAAGATTGCTTGATTTGGAGTGCTAGCTTGGAtgattggttatctttatttgataccattgggtttattattaattgcttggatgattacggctttgttgtttgcttgacaatccaaaggaaatgggtttctatatgaaaCTATTGTTTTGTGGATGCTTACcatgggttagatcttttcaactcaaaactcttaatcttgtctaagatagcctcttcatctccacctccttcttctttaatttcaaaatctccttctcattttcaaaacttctttgcttgttatttttcaacttatacttgttttaatgagtagaaacatttgccttatgtcattaattttcaaactattttcttaatcaaacttgtaaaaagacttaatcataatgactttattttcaaaaagaccaaaaaagaactaacaacctccTCTAATCATTTTATCCATTTGGTGCctttttccttttaaacttttcaaaaagaaagtagttagatttgagttatccttggttgagatgtaattctctcattccatgatatgttgagtgtaaaactttccatttactaggggttagtggcatacttgttgatttaatccaagttggagccctccctcttaaatgttgtaaatCCCTCATTATCGATGGAtatttggttgagtattctctCATTTCTAACAAAatatctttaagcttttgttaaaatcaatccacccatctttaaaaaatttaccatgcactacgaggttttgatccctcatttatgttggtatgtaagtgtcatacggtgaactgacttttgtgtgttttttgcttttaatcgcaatgtcgcggatagcaagagtcgccaccgacttttcttttatccaataaggaaaggtggaaaagaacaggaaagaccttaattagattttgggttcgggaggtacattatacaaagggaaggtgttagcaccctttgtatccatggttatccatgggctcttaattgctggatcacttatgtttgtctgaaaaagtgtttgtgatttgcttaaaaaatattttgaaaagagagtttaactttgtaatgattcttgtacgaatgtatacaaagtatttatctcgtttaattttgaaagcggtttagaaaaatataacttggtaatgattctagtacgaatgtataccaagtggtgattttctagtagaggttttgaaaagtgtgaggtgtgaaaagtagtttaagttgtgagtcagcaattaggagttatacctacccaaggtccttatgggcatttcctatccttatgagggtaaaactgtccttactattgagaagtaagtagtcttatccctttggatgtaaaagggtcatcgtagggtcatcaattggtcattgaaggcaatatttgtaaggataccttagcattcgaagggacgatcatcatttaaccgtaggctacgacgaagggtcatcgagggacaaagtcatatattcgaaggcaatgtccgagggactatgacttattttgtagggacatgatgatttaatcgaagggtctgtgctaagtgtatccccacattcgcgggacatgaccgttataccgtaataccgtagggcaacaaagagaggtccaagatcacatattcaaaggcaatgttttataatcaattaggtagttgtaattAGGTAGTTAGGTCCAcattaattaagtaattaggatgaatctccacattaaaatcaattaaataattacattaaaatcaattaagtaattagaatgaatctccacaagggtatcccacaaataaagtggaatacctaacaagcTACCTTCTCTgggagtatgtgagtccttacaatattcagcaaacaggtcagaataccaaatcagggtgcaatcgagaattgcaccaaacaaaaggaacaCAGCAGTAGGACAGAATAGAACAGAATAGAAAAATCATAGAATAAAACAGATCCGATAAACATAAAACAGAgcagaaaaatcagcgactgtcacgttcgctgctgcctcgcctagcgaaggcttagcgaacgctcgctacatgctcgcttagcgatgggctagcgagcggctgcgggttttggttttgataacagtacaatttcaACAAGCTGCACaccctatggcattcaattacagaaataacatggtcaaacattcatgatattcaggcatacttaaactcacatgcaaaatctaactacatatccaaaaattcaatcatgatacattatgtatttagagattacagaTTAGAAGCATAAACAGTAatgatgcgcaaacctgtttgcaattgaattgcaacgttgaattggcaggtcacctttggtatcggattgagttggacggagGTAAACCTTGTGCCGATAcgttgccttcagggtttcctttagggttgctctgaattctcttggttagcctccaaAGTTTGATTGTTAGGGTTCCGGTTCCTCTCCTTCTGTCCGTCTTCGTTCTCTTTTTCGTTTTCGTCCCCttttttctgactgaagttgtggtatttataatgctctttttatgacctaatgggctcagaatgaagcccagaattttctgttattcacaagcttcgctaggcgagtggcgtagcgaagggttcgctaggcgaaggatttgctcgcctagcgagcaagccagtttaggccattttctggatttggccacctgtatGCTGGGTATTGGTTCCCTTAAGATCAGTGTCTTGAAcaataagttggagtgccttgaaaaatgccttgtaatattaacgggcaaattttggggtatgacagtaagcataagaccaaaagtcttatcaaacacaaaatgtaaataatgaattattttctcaccccctcattctatttttagaacaaacatcttttcaaccaaAATAAGTACACATAAAAGGGCTacctaggagtatctaggacactttgggtgttaataccttctctctatataaccaacccccttacctgtaatctctgacattttattagttttgatttgaaaacttcttagctttgggttttgttcgtactttctccCTTTTCCTTAAGAAACAATaaaacgcggtggcgactctggttttattgatgttgagttaaccaatagctcatTTATCGTTAATTTACTGTTACagctaccatctttcttcttggctAATAACAGCGGCGCTCCCCACGATAAAACAATCGGTtgaataaacttcttctcaagcaacTCTTCCAATTGTTTCTTCAACTCACTCATCTCTAAAGCATGCATCTTATAAGGATCCAGCGACACATGAATGTAtcaggtactaagtctatagaaaACTTCACCTCACGCTTTGAGGATAAATCACTAATCTCATTTGGGAACACCTCAGGAAACTCACACACAATAGGTAGATCTATAATCATTCTCTCACTTCCCCCACTCAAGGATACGAGCACCATGAACACTTGATCCCTCTCTCTCAAGGACATCTCTACCTACCTCGCAGTCATGAAACTCGACTCCATACTCTCCCTGGATTCGAGAAACTTCACTGATTTATCAAAAAAATTGATAAACACATGGTTGACCTCTAACCAATTCATTCATATAATAATATCAAGTTGACTTTGAGGAAAATTCAAACACACCAACAAATTGTCAAAGGAAAATTCAAACACACCAACAAAGTAGTCACTAAACCATACTCTCTTCGGATTCAAGAAACAACACATTCTCATCTAACAACCTGCATTATTGCAATAAGCGGCATGCTGAACCAACCTTCCACACCTGAAATATCTCAGAGAAGCATAAgcttctcccccacttgtttcaaTCCTGCTCTAATAGTGTTTAGAAAAACAAACGGGAACCGGTAGTGTTTCACACACATGTCACATACTAGGGaaaatataaaattataaaaCCTGGTCTGACAGATCGACCTGTTATGCTACCACAACCTACTTCCCGTTGCAAcaaataatcaaataaaacatGTATAACTTATATATCTTCCAAGTAGGATGCTATTACAAACTCAACATAACATACATGAACTACATAGTAATAAAACTTAATTTATTTCATAAGCATCAGAATTATAAAATAGTTGGCATAAGAAGCCTCAACACCAATAAGTTTTAAAAGTGGTTCATCATCAAAAAGCAAAGAAAAGATATGCAactgatcggtcaccatttgcacttagttttcattatccatccagcatgaatcttcaagagtcggtaacactttgttctttcttttagtTGATTTCCTAAGTTTTATCGCATTTCATAATTTCCTTCTTGTTTTATGTTGTATTAGTGGTTCAtctctttttgtcgcattttatgcgtttccGTGGTAGTTCTTTTTGGTTTCCAGGTCCAACAATAAGCCCAAAAGATGCGTAAGGGAAGAGCGGGAGTCAAAGACAGTGTGCAAAGCGAAATAAGGCAAAAATAGGGTGCTGACACGGGTgcctgtgtcagctgacatggcccgtgtcagccTGTGCAGGAGTCAAAAAGCAAGGAAGCATaaaacagggggctgacacgggtgcccgtgtcagctgacacggcccgtgtcagcaaaAGGTTGAAGGCAAAGAGTTAACAGAGAGccaacacgggcgcccgtgtcagctgacacggcccgtgttggccaattcgccctttttgctgatttttattattttggtCTCTTTGTAAGTTCGGAGGGCAGTCTTGGTATTTCACTATGCATTTAGATGATTTGGAACTATTTAGTCTACTATTGGTAAAGAGAAAAGGGACTTTTGGATCGTACGAAGAATAGACAGAAAAGAGAAGAGAGCTTTCAAGGTGTTTGGAGAAGAAGAGATTttcaagatcggaagagattTAAGATTAACCTTCATCACCAAAGAATTGTAATGTCTCTATTTTGTAATTTgctttctttgaatactatgagaagctaaaccccctaatgccagggggtgtccctgaattgctaaTGTATGAACAATatttctatgtttttatgatcatcaacgttgttcttaattcaaattattatacaacgttcttaatgctttattttatcggacaaatAGAATTTTGATCCATGGTTAAGGTTTAGGTCAGACAAACCACCTTATCGCTTGTTGTATAATAATACTTCGGTATAATCGCTTAGGAATAAGGATCATATTGTAGTAGCCGTTAATTCTTGTTCATTTGCGTATTTCTTAACGTCATTTTGAATagctaaggaattaggattgaaattgactgttaatggttttcagctaaggaattagagaaaacaattcttGAGAATCGGCTTTGAGTGATTATAACGTAGATATCGTATAATGTGGAAGTAGTGTAGTacaaagcaattcatacatctTGCCCTAGCATGCTTTCTTATATCGATTAACAGATTTTTATACGCTTTGTGTAATTTATTCTCGTTCTTATCATTTCGAAAACAATCAACAAACCCCCTTTGATCTTTTGTTCAATGGAATTATTGTAGAGATTTGTACTTAatacgcagtcctcgagatcgatacttgggataactcccattttattactacatcggtgcaaatagtacacttgctattttaccgatcaagtttttggcgtcgttgttGGGGACTGCCAAAGTATAAGTTgaataataattcaattgaaattttgttgctctgcaaccAAAATTTTATTTCTCTGTACTATTGTTTCTTTTTATAAATTCTAATAATTGTCTAATCTTTGTATGTGAGGCaaggcctcagctgaatttctttttgatgcAGAACCAGAAAGATTATTGCGTGCAAGACACCGAAAAGCTAGTCTGGAACTATCAGAAGCAACTCCCATTATTTCTGAGTctgaaaaagaagaagttgtTTCAGTTCATTCGGAAGACTCCGACACCATATCTGAAATGATGGTTGAAGCTCCACCTCCCGTGGAAAGACTtctgggtgactatggaggtgcaaatgctCCGAATGGAAGGTTAACAATAGTAAACCAACCGATGAATGTTGATCATTTTCAGCTACACCCTTCAACGATTCGTCAACTCGAAAGGAGACCGTTCTCGggaaaaatcaatgaagatgccaacaagcatttacaaagatttctgaccatgacgACATTGTTGAAAATTGAGGGACACTCAGAGGAAGCTAAAAAGTTGGTGATGTTTCCGTTTACATTATCGGAAGATGTCGAAGAGTGGTTTTACTCTTTACCCGCGGGAAGCATTACAGCTTAGCAACAAATGGAGACAACATTTTTGAATGAGTACTTCCCTGCCTCTGTTTATATTCGTAAGAGACATGACATAGTTAATTCCAAACAGAAGAAAGGAGAGTCACTCGGAGACGCTTACAAGAGGTTCAAGCGATTgttagttgcatgtcctactcataacatggatgcaactgaacaaatgcaaaattttgtgaatggccttagaatgaagactaagcaactcatagACACGGCTTCCGGTGGCTCAACAAACTTTACAACAGCCACTGGAATAAAGAAAATCATCGAAGCCATTGCAGCAAATGAGTATCTGGAGCTCTATGACCACAGTGTAAGTCAACCTGAAGGTATCATTGATCTCAAGCTAGCAAATCAAGTTGTGAAGATGGAAGACCAAATAGCAGCTGAAGTACAAcgaagaatcaagaaaatggcTCTTGACACTCAAACGGTGGCACAAGTTCAACCGATTCAACCAATTCAAGCggttagttgtgaaatttgtggGGGGCTCACTTCGCCATGCATTGTGTGGCAACTTCACAACACGTAGAAGAGATTAATTTTCTGAAGCAGAATAACCCTTACTCCAATACATATAATCctggatggaaaaatcatccaaatttctcctgGAAGGACCAGCACAGAAATGTTCAGAAGCAAGCGTTCAATTAATATCAAAGCCAACCACAACAACAGTATcgaccacaacaacaacaaccatacCGACAACAGTTTCACCAATCCCAACAATAATTTCAATAATAGGTACCAAGAAAAGCAGAttgggaaattgccattgaaaaaatgGCGGCTCAAAGTTCCCAATTTCAAGAGGAGACTAGAAGCAATCTAAGAAACACTGGTACTTCGATAAAAAATCTGGAAGTGCAAATGAGTCAGATTGCTCAACAACTCGCGGGTTCTCAAACACCGGGTGCATTACCGAGTGCTACAGTTACAAATCCAcgagagcataataatgtgagtgttGTAACCACAAGGAATGGTAAATCAAGAGAAGTCCCTGAGAAAGATGACGACCAAGAAGACTAATTACTTGAAGTTGAgtttgaaataaaagaaaatgaggttgtGAGTGAAGAGGTGGTGGTGCCTAAACTGGTGGTTAAAGAAAAAGTTAGTGAATCAAAGTCGGTTGTCAAACTCCCTTTCCccacaagaaataagaagaaagagCAACATGAGAAGAACTTCGAGAAATTCTTGGAGATGTCCAAAAAGCTTGAGATTAACATTCTGTTCCTGGaggcacttgaacaaatgccCTATTATGCCAAATTTATGAAGGATATTATTTCAAAAAAGAGGAGCACCGACACTGACCCTATTGTACTAACCAAAACTTGTAGTGCAATTTTATAGGGtatgaagattccggtgaagaagaaagatcgagGCTCAGTAACTATCCCTTGCACTATTGGGGATAGATCTTTCAAAAAGGCCCTTATAGACTTGGGGGCAAGTGTGAATCTCATGCCGTTATCCATTTACCAAAGGTTGGGGATTGGAAAAgtgcaagataccagaatgacacttcaatttgctgaccatTCTGTGAAGAGACCCTATGGAGTAGTGGAAGATGTTCTTATGAAGATTGGTAAGTTTGTATTTCCGGTGGACTTTGTCATCTTAGAAATtccggaagatgaagagatatCGTTCATTCTTGGTAGACCTTTTTTGGAGATAGGAAGATGTTTAATAGATATAGAAGAGGGCACCATGACTCTAAAAGTTTACGATGAAGAGTTGAAAATTAATGTGCGAAACACCATGAGATACAAAGATGATGTGGCCACCAGTCAACACATAGAGGTGATTGATCAAGTGGTTCTGCAAGAAAATCCTTTAGGTGAACCACAATTGCCCTTAGAGAGAGTTCCAAGTCTATCAATTTCTGAAGACACTCAAGAAGTTGATGAAAAGGAGAGGGAAGTGTTAGCTATGATGGAAACACAACCACCCTTTAAAGGATCCCGATCACTCCGGTGGGAAAACTTGAGGGAACCTCGGTTTGAGAAAAAGAAAGATGAGACCAAGAAAGTAGTTGAGCTTAAACAACTGTGTGAAAATCTCAAGTATGTTTTTCTAGATGCTGAAAGGAGATGCCCAATTATTATAAGCTCTAATTTATAAGGTTCCCAAGAAGACAAGCTCGTCAAGGTTCTGAAGAAGCATAAAAGTGCAATGGGATGAGCCATAGAAGACTTGAAGAGGATTAGCCCTACGGTATgtatgcataaaattctcatggaggatggtcacaaaccagtggtgcaaccccaaagaagactaaatctcacaatgaaggaagtggttaggaaagaggttgttaaactATTAGATGCGGAGTTAATTTATCCCATATCCGATAGCTCTTGGGTAAGTCATGTTCATGTGGTTCCAAAGAAAGGAGGAACTACCGTGATAAagaatgagaaaaatgagttgcTCCCTAAAAGGACAGTCACGGGGTGGCATGTTTGCATCGATTACAGAAGGTTGAATTTGGCGACAagaaaggatcactttcctttaccattcatcaattagatgttggaaaggttggctGGTCATGACTACTATTGTTTCCTATATGGATACTCTAGATATAATCAGATAGCGGTTGCACCAGAAGACCAAGAGAAGACAACTtttacatgcccctatggtatttttgcttacAAAAGAATGCCATTTCGGTTATGTAATGCGCCAGccacatttcaaagatgcatgacttccatttttgctgacatgcttgaaaagcatatggaggtcttcatggatgacttctcggtatttggtttctcttttgataattgtttgactaacctCTCCCTTGTCTTAGAAAGATGCCAACAAACCAATTTGATTCTCAACTAGGAGAAGTGCCATTTCATGGTGCGGGAAGGCATAGtcttgggtcacaaaatttccCATAAGGGAATAGAAGTGGACCAATCCAAGATCGAGGTAATAGCAAAGCTTCCCCCTCCAATAAACGAAAAAGGTATAAGAGTTTCTTAGGGcatgcgggtttctaccgcaggttcataagagactTTTCTAAGATAGCTAAACCTTTAACTACCCTTTTGGTTAAAGACAAGgcttttatttttgataaagagtGTGTCGTCGCATTTGaaactataaaaaataaattggtgatGACACCAATTGTCATTGCCCCAAACTGGTCTCTACCTTTTCAGATCATGTGTCATGCGAGTGACATTGCAGTGGGAGCAGTTCTTGGGCAACGTAGAGATAAACTGTTGCATGTCatatattatgctagtcatgtttTGAACCTTGCACAGATGAACTATGCGACTACCGAGAAGGAGTTGCTAGCGGTGGTCTATGCCTTCGATAAATTCGGGCAATAtctgttgggttctagagtcattgtttatactgaccatgctgctttgaagtaTTTATTTGCTAAGCAGGACCCTAAGCCAAGACTATTAAGATGGATCTTACTCCTTCAAGAGTTTGATGTGGAAATTCGTGACAAAAGAGGGTGTGAAAATACTGTGACCGATCACCTCTCTCGGATGTCCCCTATAGAGGAGAATGAGGAAAAGCGtccaataaaggatgagtttgctgaCGAACACATCCTTGCTGTTATTGGAATGCCATGGTTCGCAGACTATGCGAACTATCTAGTAGGTGGGGTGATCCCTAGCGAATTTGActctaacaaaaagaaaaagtttgtgcatgattgcaggttttacttgtgggatgacccattctTGTACAAGAAAGGAGTAGACGGGTTGGTTAGAAGAT containing:
- the LOC127082618 gene encoding uncharacterized protein LOC127082618 — translated: MKIPVKKKDRGSVTIPCTIGDRSFKKALIDLGASVNLMPLSIYQRLGIGKVQDTRMTLQFADHSVKRPYGVVEDVLMKIGKFVFPVDFVILEIPEDEEISFILGRPFLEIGRCLIDIEEGTMTLKVYDEELKINVRNTMRYKDDVATSQHIEVIDQVVLQENPLGEPQLPLERVPSLSISEDTQEVDEKEREVLAMMETQPPFKGSRSLRWENLREPRFEKKKDETKKVVELKQLCENLKYVFLDAERRCPIIISSNL